In Kitasatospora sp. NBC_00240, the following are encoded in one genomic region:
- a CDS encoding YjbQ family protein — MADTFHTLTFEITTGNREVALDITEHCAVFLNEHAAGRDGLLNVFVPHATAGIAVLETGAGSDDDLLATLRELLPADERWRHRHGSAGHGRDHVVPGLVAPHATLPVIGGQLALGIWQSVVLVDTNRDNPRRTVRLSYLG, encoded by the coding sequence ATGGCGGACACCTTCCACACGCTGACCTTCGAGATCACCACCGGCAACCGCGAGGTCGCCCTCGACATCACCGAACACTGCGCGGTGTTCCTGAACGAGCACGCGGCCGGGCGGGACGGCCTGCTGAACGTGTTCGTGCCGCATGCCACGGCCGGCATCGCCGTCCTGGAGACCGGCGCCGGCAGCGACGACGACCTGCTGGCCACCCTGCGCGAACTGCTGCCGGCCGACGAACGCTGGCGCCACCGGCACGGCAGTGCCGGCCACGGACGCGACCATGTGGTGCCCGGGCTGGTCGCCCCGCACGCGACCCTGCCCGTGATCGGCGGCCAACTCGCCCTCGGCATCTGGCAGTCGGTGGTGCTGGTCGACACCAACCGCGACAACCCCCGGCGGACCGTCCGGCTCTCCTACCTCGGCTGA
- a CDS encoding response regulator transcription factor — translation MAEHIITLLIVDDHPVVRDGLRGMFAAADGFEVLGEAADGVEAVELAGQLDPDVILMDLRMPGGSGVDAIAELTRRAARARVLVLTTYDTDSDTLPAIEAGATGYLLKDAPRDELFGAVRAAAEGRTVLSPAVASRLVSRVRSAGHDALSGREREVLRLVAKGTSNRAIAGVLFISEATVKTHLTHIYGKLGVADRAAAVAVGYDRGILG, via the coding sequence ATGGCTGAACACATCATCACCCTGCTGATCGTCGACGACCATCCGGTGGTCCGGGACGGGCTGCGCGGCATGTTCGCCGCCGCCGACGGCTTCGAGGTGCTGGGCGAGGCCGCCGACGGCGTCGAGGCGGTCGAGCTCGCCGGACAGCTGGACCCCGACGTGATCCTGATGGACCTTCGGATGCCCGGCGGCTCCGGCGTCGACGCGATCGCCGAACTGACCCGCCGTGCGGCGCGCGCCAGGGTGCTGGTGCTGACCACCTACGACACCGACTCCGACACCCTGCCGGCGATCGAGGCCGGCGCCACCGGCTATCTGCTCAAGGACGCCCCGCGGGACGAGCTGTTCGGCGCCGTCCGGGCGGCGGCGGAGGGACGGACGGTGCTGTCGCCCGCCGTCGCCTCACGGCTGGTCTCGCGGGTCAGATCGGCGGGCCACGACGCCCTGAGCGGCCGTGAGCGCGAGGTGCTGCGGCTGGTCGCCAAGGGCACCTCGAACCGCGCGATCGCCGGGGTGCTGTTCATCAGCGAGGCCACCGTCAAGACCCACCTGACCCACATCTACGGCAAGTTGGGTGTCGCCGACCGGGCCGCGGCGGTCGCCGTCGGGTACGACCGGGGGATCCTCGGCTGA
- a CDS encoding EF-hand domain-containing protein, with translation MADIEAARQAFERFDINGDGLISAAEYSRVMAELGDPHVSIAVAESVIKAADSNSDGLLSFEEFWASRQR, from the coding sequence ATGGCAGACATCGAGGCGGCCCGCCAGGCCTTCGAGCGTTTCGACATCAACGGCGACGGCCTGATCTCGGCCGCCGAGTACTCCCGCGTCATGGCGGAGCTCGGCGACCCGCACGTCTCGATCGCGGTCGCCGAGTCCGTGATCAAGGCGGCCGACAGCAACAGCGACGGCCTGCTCTCCTTCGAGGAGTTCTGGGCCTCGCGTCAGCGCTGA
- a CDS encoding ABC transporter permease, with protein sequence MTATTPVLPARPGAGPAVRPSAAWRAVLRAEARLFGREPLALFWIVLFPALLVTILGLIPAFRHPQAELGGRRVIDLYVPVAVLLALILAGLQAMPPVLAGYRERGILRRMSTTPVRPGALLAAQILLHGAAALGSAALSLVVGRLAFGVALPRQAPGYLLALLLAALAALGAGAGVAALSRTTKIASAVAGAVTFPMMFGAGVWIPVQAMPALLRGIVGFTPFGAGAQALGQAAAGDWPSWSHLGVMALWAVVLTSTASRWFRWA encoded by the coding sequence ATGACCGCCACCACGCCCGTCCTTCCCGCCCGGCCCGGCGCCGGGCCCGCCGTGCGGCCCTCCGCCGCCTGGCGGGCCGTACTGCGGGCCGAGGCCCGCCTGTTCGGCCGCGAGCCGCTCGCCCTCTTCTGGATCGTGCTCTTCCCCGCCCTGCTGGTGACGATCCTCGGCCTGATCCCGGCCTTCCGGCATCCGCAGGCCGAACTCGGCGGCCGCCGGGTGATCGACCTGTACGTGCCGGTGGCCGTGCTGCTCGCCCTGATCCTCGCCGGACTGCAGGCGATGCCGCCCGTGCTGGCCGGCTACCGGGAGCGCGGCATCCTGCGCCGGATGTCCACCACACCCGTCCGGCCGGGGGCGCTGCTGGCCGCGCAGATCCTCCTGCACGGCGCCGCCGCGCTGGGCTCGGCGGCGCTCTCGCTCGTCGTCGGCCGGCTCGCCTTCGGGGTGGCCCTCCCGCGGCAGGCGCCCGGGTACCTGCTGGCGCTGCTCCTCGCCGCCCTCGCCGCGCTCGGCGCCGGCGCGGGCGTGGCCGCACTCTCCCGGACCACCAAGATCGCAAGCGCGGTGGCCGGGGCGGTGACCTTCCCGATGATGTTCGGCGCCGGGGTCTGGATCCCGGTCCAGGCGATGCCGGCCCTGCTGCGCGGCATCGTCGGCTTCACCCCCTTCGGCGCCGGGGCCCAGGCCCTCGGGCAGGCGGCCGCCGGTGACTGGCCGAGCTGGTCGCACCTGGGCGTCATGGCACTCTGGGCGGTGGTGCTGACCAGCACCGCGTCCCGCTGGTTCCGGTGGGCGTAG
- a CDS encoding SMC family ATPase — MRLHQLTVTAFGPFAGTERVDFDALSSGGLFLLRGATGAGKSSVLDAVCFALYGEVPGARTANRLRSDHADPNRLTEVRLELTLGGRRLEIIRQPEQLRPKKTKAGGLTKERAQTLLREWVADTGDGTPGWRAGSKSHQETGEEIHRLVGMSREQFCQVVLLPQGDFARFLRADAAQRAELLGRLFDTRRFGQVESWLADRRRAQEAAVQAGRRGLRDLASKAEQAAGPAAEPAAGWVPAEDDAPGASADLTAGVLSWAAILRSGAAEQLTVAESALAGARERHQEAQRRQAAAGELAEHQRRHREAVLQAARLTEQESALAGERERLAAAQAAVGVEAVLRLRDAAVRAHEDARREEHRHRENLGRFPAGTGPAAQNDPNDPSDPSDPAGVPDSGPLLARAEAEELARAELRLRAEVVRLEAAGVQERRCAELVREEAALDEERRRAEELAEEAAEWLAGFDARFTALQEEQSAARAAAAKVEQLDVRRAEVTDRLGAARRRDGLREEIGRAEEQRLGLHAGFLDAREQSQDVRERRLAGMAAELAAQLRAGEACRVCGSPGHPAPARPAGGQVRPEDEERARAAQAEAERKLTLADQSLTALRVQEAAAAGAAGEESTDALGAALAALAEEHRAALRAADALGAVTGRIEGLTRQQAEQQSRLREAGERSAVRTARLESVRTERQELAQQVAAARGEAGSVAERAAALAALARSVTGLLAAARAGAQAGARLKEAEQELAGAAVAAGFPSAREAAAVLLPAAERAALQQRLERHHSELSAAQRLLATPELVAAAARPPADPAGARSAAQTATDRLARATAAQHAARDRCADLARIGLRLGELAASLAPVLDGYARISRLAALAAGTSTENRLRMRLESYVLAARLEQVAAAASDRLVRMSGGRYTLVHSDDRTSGGKRSGLSLRVVDAWTGTERDTATLSGGESFFASLALALGLADVVTDEAGGMPLDTLFIDEGFGTLDEQALEEVMDVLDGLRERDRAVGIVSHVADLRARIPAQLLVRKNRHGSTLSLVGREDA; from the coding sequence ATGAGACTGCACCAGCTGACGGTCACCGCCTTCGGCCCGTTCGCCGGCACCGAGCGGGTGGACTTCGACGCGCTCTCCTCCGGCGGCCTGTTCCTGCTGCGCGGCGCCACCGGCGCGGGGAAGAGCAGCGTGCTGGACGCGGTCTGCTTCGCGCTCTACGGCGAGGTGCCGGGGGCCCGTACCGCCAACCGGCTGCGCAGCGACCACGCCGACCCGAACCGGCTGACCGAGGTCCGGCTGGAGCTGACCCTCGGCGGCCGCCGGCTGGAGATCATCCGGCAGCCCGAGCAGCTCCGCCCGAAGAAGACCAAGGCGGGCGGGCTGACCAAGGAGCGGGCCCAGACCCTGCTGCGGGAGTGGGTGGCCGACACCGGCGACGGCACCCCCGGCTGGCGGGCCGGCAGCAAGTCGCACCAGGAGACCGGGGAGGAGATCCACCGCCTGGTCGGGATGAGCCGCGAGCAGTTCTGCCAGGTGGTCCTGCTGCCGCAGGGCGACTTCGCCCGCTTCCTGCGCGCGGACGCCGCCCAGCGGGCCGAGCTGCTCGGGCGGCTGTTCGACACCCGGCGGTTCGGGCAGGTCGAGAGCTGGCTGGCCGACCGGCGGCGGGCCCAGGAGGCCGCCGTGCAGGCCGGCCGGCGCGGGCTGCGCGACCTGGCCAGCAAGGCCGAGCAGGCGGCCGGCCCGGCGGCCGAGCCGGCCGCGGGCTGGGTGCCCGCCGAGGACGACGCTCCGGGTGCCTCGGCGGATCTCACCGCCGGCGTGCTCAGCTGGGCCGCGATCCTGCGCAGCGGTGCCGCCGAGCAGCTCACCGTGGCGGAGAGCGCGCTGGCCGGTGCCCGGGAGCGGCATCAGGAGGCGCAGCGCCGGCAGGCCGCGGCGGGCGAGCTGGCGGAACACCAGCGGCGCCACCGCGAGGCCGTGCTGCAGGCCGCCCGGCTGACCGAACAGGAGTCCGCGTTGGCGGGCGAGCGTGAGCGGCTGGCGGCGGCGCAGGCCGCCGTCGGGGTGGAGGCCGTGCTGCGCCTGCGGGACGCGGCCGTGCGGGCGCACGAGGACGCCCGGCGCGAGGAGCACCGCCACCGGGAGAACCTGGGCCGCTTCCCGGCCGGGACCGGACCGGCCGCCCAGAACGACCCGAACGACCCGAGCGACCCGAGCGACCCGGCCGGGGTGCCCGATTCCGGCCCGCTGCTGGCCCGGGCCGAGGCCGAGGAGCTGGCGCGGGCCGAGCTGCGGCTGCGCGCCGAAGTGGTGCGACTGGAGGCCGCCGGGGTCCAGGAGCGGCGCTGCGCCGAGCTGGTCCGGGAGGAGGCGGCGCTGGACGAGGAGCGGCGCCGCGCCGAGGAGCTGGCCGAGGAGGCCGCCGAGTGGCTGGCCGGGTTCGATGCCCGGTTCACCGCCCTGCAGGAGGAGCAGTCCGCCGCCCGGGCCGCCGCGGCGAAGGTCGAGCAGCTGGACGTCCGCAGGGCGGAGGTCACCGACCGGCTCGGCGCCGCCCGCCGCCGGGACGGGCTGCGCGAGGAGATCGGGCGGGCCGAGGAGCAGCGGCTGGGGCTGCACGCCGGCTTCCTGGACGCCCGCGAGCAGAGCCAGGACGTCCGCGAGCGCCGGCTGGCCGGCATGGCGGCCGAGCTGGCCGCCCAGCTGCGGGCCGGCGAAGCCTGCCGGGTCTGCGGCTCCCCCGGGCACCCGGCACCGGCCCGGCCGGCCGGCGGCCAGGTCCGCCCCGAGGACGAGGAGCGGGCCAGGGCCGCACAGGCCGAGGCCGAACGGAAGCTGACTCTCGCCGATCAGTCCCTCACCGCCCTGCGGGTGCAGGAGGCGGCCGCGGCCGGCGCCGCCGGCGAGGAGAGCACCGATGCGCTGGGCGCCGCGCTGGCCGCCCTGGCCGAGGAGCACCGCGCGGCCCTGCGCGCGGCCGACGCGCTCGGGGCGGTGACCGGGCGGATCGAGGGGCTCACCCGGCAGCAGGCGGAGCAGCAGTCCCGGCTGCGCGAGGCCGGCGAGCGGAGCGCCGTCCGGACGGCCCGGCTGGAGTCCGTGCGCACCGAGCGGCAGGAGCTGGCCCAGCAGGTGGCCGCCGCCCGCGGCGAGGCCGGGTCGGTGGCCGAGCGGGCCGCCGCGCTGGCGGCCCTGGCTCGGTCGGTGACCGGGCTGCTGGCCGCCGCGCGGGCCGGCGCCCAGGCCGGCGCCCGGCTGAAGGAGGCCGAGCAGGAGTTGGCCGGCGCCGCCGTCGCGGCCGGCTTCCCGAGCGCGCGGGAGGCCGCCGCGGTGCTGCTGCCGGCCGCCGAACGCGCCGCGCTGCAGCAGCGGCTGGAGCGGCACCACAGCGAGCTGTCGGCCGCCCAGCGACTGCTCGCCACCCCGGAGCTGGTGGCGGCCGCCGCCCGCCCGCCGGCGGATCCGGCGGGCGCCCGGTCGGCCGCGCAGACCGCGACCGACCGGCTGGCACGCGCCACCGCGGCGCAGCACGCCGCCCGCGATCGCTGCGCCGACCTGGCCCGGATCGGGCTGCGGCTGGGCGAGCTGGCCGCCTCGCTGGCCCCGGTGCTGGACGGCTACGCCCGGATCAGCCGGCTGGCCGCGCTGGCCGCCGGCACCTCCACCGAGAACCGGCTGCGGATGCGGCTGGAGTCGTACGTCCTGGCGGCCCGGCTGGAGCAGGTGGCGGCGGCGGCCAGCGACCGGCTGGTCCGGATGTCGGGTGGGCGGTACACCCTGGTGCACAGCGACGACCGGACGTCCGGCGGCAAGCGCTCGGGCCTGTCGCTGCGCGTGGTGGACGCCTGGACGGGCACCGAGCGGGACACCGCGACGCTCTCCGGCGGTGAGAGCTTCTTCGCCTCTCTGGCGCTCGCGTTGGGCCTGGCGGACGTGGTGACGGACGAGGCCGGCGGGATGCCGCTGGACACCCTCTTCATCGACGAGGGCTTCGGCACGCTGGACGAACAAGCGCTGGAGGAGGTGATGGACGTGCTGGACGGCCTGCGCGAGCGCGACCGGGCGGTCGGCATCGTCAGCCATGTCGCCGACCTGCGCGCCCGGATCCCCGCTCAGTTGCTGGTCAGGAAGAACCGGCACGGTTCGACCCTGTCCCTGGTGGGCCGGGAGGACGCCTGA
- a CDS encoding ABC transporter ATP-binding protein, with the protein MAIIEVNGLHKAYGGRPVVDGISFEVEEGEIFGILGPNGAGKTTTVECVEGLRAPDAGTVRVAGLDPIADHRRVTELLGAQLQESELQSALTVREALELYRGCYPRPADWRPLAERLGLTAHLDTRFGKLSGGRRQRLFIALALIGNPRVVVLDELTTGLDPRARRDTWELIEDVRDSGVTVLLVTHFMAEAQRLCDRVALLGAGRIVALDTPAGLIGRSAGATVISFVPSRPLDDQELAGLPGLTAVGHQDGRMVVTGTDETADATVSLLARHGITARHLRITDATLDDAFLDLTAQEA; encoded by the coding sequence ATGGCAATCATCGAGGTGAACGGGCTGCACAAGGCCTACGGCGGCCGGCCGGTGGTGGACGGGATCTCCTTCGAGGTCGAGGAGGGCGAGATCTTCGGCATCCTCGGACCGAACGGCGCGGGCAAGACCACGACCGTGGAGTGTGTCGAGGGGCTGCGGGCGCCCGACGCCGGCACCGTCCGGGTGGCCGGGCTGGACCCGATCGCCGACCACCGACGGGTGACCGAACTGCTCGGTGCCCAGCTGCAGGAGAGCGAGCTGCAGTCCGCGCTGACCGTCCGGGAGGCGCTGGAGCTCTACCGCGGCTGCTACCCGCGCCCGGCCGACTGGCGGCCGCTGGCCGAACGGCTCGGCCTCACCGCCCATCTGGACACCCGCTTCGGCAAGCTCTCCGGCGGCCGGCGGCAGCGGCTGTTCATCGCGCTCGCCCTGATCGGCAACCCCCGGGTCGTGGTGCTCGACGAGCTCACCACCGGACTGGACCCGCGGGCGCGGCGCGACACCTGGGAACTGATCGAGGACGTCCGGGACTCCGGGGTGACCGTCCTGCTGGTCACCCACTTCATGGCGGAGGCCCAGCGCCTCTGCGACCGGGTCGCCCTGCTCGGCGCCGGCCGGATCGTGGCGCTGGACACCCCGGCCGGCCTGATCGGCCGCAGTGCCGGGGCCACCGTGATCTCCTTCGTCCCCTCCCGCCCGCTCGACGACCAGGAGCTGGCAGGCCTTCCGGGGCTCACCGCCGTCGGGCACCAGGACGGCCGGATGGTCGTCACCGGCACCGACGAGACCGCCGACGCGACGGTCTCGCTGCTGGCCCGGCACGGGATCACCGCCAGGCACCTGCGGATCACCGACGCCACCCTCGACGACGCCTTCCTCGACCTCACCGCCCAGGAGGCCTGA
- a CDS encoding CDP-glycerol glycerophosphotransferase family protein — translation MTVLLSIVLPVHGVERFLPRCLDSILGGPDDGRFELIAVDDRSPDRCGEILDEYAALDPRLRVLHLAENQGLGGAREAGLAEASGRYVWFVDSDDWLPEGSLDAITTELERELEREREGAAPADILLTGFTHVYPDDSTEPNPWRHLLTDSPLVAGATLREHPALLRAVMSVWNKVFHRDFLLGLGVAFGRGFYEDISVTYPALVAAGRMRYLDRACYYYRRGRPGAITSTASPKHADAFAQYDAIFAFLDRHGLDAADPLRTLVFERTVKQALTVYDSPGLVPVALRKEFFRRTTEHFARHRPAGYRFPGGASGLQYRLAARGSRLAYDELRRGGRLPRELKRGARAVAPAVRRGVRSSARFTAYNAFRRLPLDEHLAVYAAYWHRGYGCNPAAIYEKAKELSPRIRGVWVVENRAQAATLPAGVPYVILNTPAYLKLMATAKYFVNNVNFPHTMVKRPGTVHVQTQHGTPLKMMGMDLRDHPLAADGMDFDRLREAVSRWDYLVSPNPHTSEHFARAFPGRYEMLDTGYPRNDRLANTTPAEVAAMRERFGLPEGRTAVLYAPTHREGQGAFLPLDVAELARRLGPDFTLLVRAHYFLTGGPGDLLAGEDAAEIQDVSKHPAVEDLYLAADVLVTDYSSMMFDFAVLDRPLVVYAPDWEQYQQVRGVYFDLFAERPGAVTTDLEGLTRALLSGDSEPDSRARFRKRFCPWDDGGAAERVVRRVFPTDPS, via the coding sequence GTGACAGTCCTCCTCAGCATCGTGCTGCCCGTCCACGGCGTGGAGCGGTTCCTCCCGCGCTGCCTGGACTCGATCCTCGGCGGGCCCGACGACGGCCGGTTCGAGCTGATCGCCGTCGACGACCGGTCCCCCGACCGCTGCGGCGAGATCCTCGACGAGTACGCGGCCCTCGACCCCCGGCTGCGAGTCCTGCACCTGGCCGAGAACCAGGGCCTCGGCGGCGCCCGCGAGGCCGGCCTGGCCGAGGCGAGCGGCCGCTACGTCTGGTTCGTGGACAGTGACGACTGGCTCCCCGAGGGATCGCTCGACGCGATCACCACCGAGCTGGAGCGGGAACTGGAGCGGGAGCGCGAAGGCGCCGCGCCGGCCGACATCCTGCTGACCGGCTTCACCCACGTCTACCCGGACGACTCCACCGAGCCCAACCCCTGGCGCCACCTGCTCACCGACTCCCCCCTGGTCGCCGGCGCCACCCTGCGCGAGCACCCGGCGCTGCTGCGCGCGGTGATGTCGGTCTGGAACAAGGTCTTCCACCGGGACTTCCTGCTAGGCCTCGGTGTCGCCTTCGGCCGCGGCTTCTACGAGGACATCTCGGTCACCTACCCCGCGCTGGTCGCCGCCGGGCGGATGCGCTACCTCGACCGCGCCTGCTACTACTACCGCCGCGGCCGGCCCGGCGCGATCACCAGCACCGCCTCGCCCAAGCACGCGGACGCCTTCGCCCAGTACGACGCGATCTTCGCCTTCCTGGACCGCCACGGCCTCGACGCCGCCGACCCGCTGCGCACCCTGGTCTTCGAGCGGACGGTCAAGCAGGCGCTCACCGTCTACGACTCCCCCGGGCTGGTCCCGGTCGCCCTGCGCAAGGAGTTCTTCCGCCGGACGACCGAGCACTTCGCCCGCCACCGCCCGGCCGGCTACCGCTTCCCCGGCGGGGCGAGCGGCCTGCAGTACCGGCTCGCCGCCCGCGGCTCCCGGCTCGCGTACGACGAGCTGCGCCGCGGCGGCCGGCTGCCGCGCGAGCTGAAGCGCGGCGCCAGGGCGGTCGCCCCGGCGGTCCGCCGCGGGGTGCGCAGCAGTGCCCGCTTCACCGCGTACAACGCCTTCCGCCGGCTGCCGCTGGACGAGCACCTGGCCGTGTACGCGGCCTACTGGCACCGCGGGTACGGCTGCAACCCCGCCGCGATCTACGAGAAGGCGAAGGAACTGTCACCGCGGATCCGGGGCGTCTGGGTGGTGGAGAACCGGGCGCAGGCCGCCACCCTGCCCGCCGGGGTGCCGTACGTGATCCTCAACACGCCCGCCTACCTGAAGCTGATGGCGACCGCCAAGTACTTCGTCAACAACGTCAACTTCCCGCACACGATGGTGAAGCGGCCCGGCACGGTGCACGTGCAGACCCAGCACGGCACGCCGCTGAAGATGATGGGCATGGACCTGCGCGACCACCCGTTGGCCGCCGACGGGATGGACTTCGACCGGCTGCGCGAGGCGGTCTCGCGCTGGGACTACCTGGTCTCGCCCAACCCGCACACCAGCGAGCACTTCGCCCGGGCCTTCCCCGGCCGCTACGAGATGCTCGACACCGGGTACCCCCGCAACGACCGGCTGGCCAACACCACGCCCGCCGAGGTGGCCGCGATGCGCGAGCGCTTCGGCCTGCCCGAGGGGCGCACGGCCGTGCTGTACGCGCCGACGCACCGGGAGGGCCAGGGCGCGTTCCTGCCGCTGGACGTCGCCGAGCTGGCCCGGCGGCTGGGCCCCGACTTCACGCTGCTGGTGCGGGCCCACTACTTCCTCACCGGGGGGCCGGGCGACCTGCTGGCCGGCGAGGACGCGGCCGAGATCCAGGACGTCTCCAAGCACCCGGCCGTGGAGGACCTCTACCTGGCGGCGGACGTGCTGGTCACCGACTACTCGTCGATGATGTTCGACTTCGCGGTGCTGGACCGGCCGCTGGTCGTCTACGCGCCCGACTGGGAGCAGTACCAGCAGGTGCGCGGGGTGTACTTCGACCTGTTCGCCGAGCGGCCGGGCGCGGTGACCACGGACCTGGAGGGGCTGACCCGGGCCCTGCTCTCCGGCGACTCGGAGCCGGACTCCCGGGCGAGGTTCCGCAAGCGGTTCTGTCCGTGGGACGACGGCGGCGCGGCCGAGCGGGTGGTGCGCCGGGTGTTCCCGACCGACCCGTCCTGA
- a CDS encoding DUF1990 domain-containing protein gives MPSDLSRRLRAARATAPSYPEVGATRQAALPPGYAHLRRRVHLGHGPEVLERAGRYVLAWGSQLGTGFAVHPHAPAEPGATVLIRLALPGLRLPRLVIPCRVVWTVREPDRIGFAYGTLPGHPERGEESFVVSLDEHGEVWFEVTAFSRLSAWYARLGRPVALLLQHLAIERYLVAVAAAVRAR, from the coding sequence ATGCCCTCCGACCTCTCCCGCCGCCTGCGGGCGGCCCGTGCCACCGCCCCCAGCTACCCGGAGGTCGGCGCGACCCGGCAGGCCGCGCTGCCGCCCGGGTACGCCCACCTGCGCCGCCGGGTGCACCTGGGCCACGGCCCCGAGGTGCTGGAGCGGGCCGGCCGGTACGTGCTCGCCTGGGGCAGCCAGCTCGGTACGGGCTTCGCTGTGCATCCGCACGCTCCGGCCGAGCCGGGCGCGACCGTGCTGATCCGGCTCGCCCTGCCGGGCCTGCGGCTGCCCCGGCTGGTGATCCCCTGCCGGGTGGTCTGGACGGTCCGCGAGCCGGACCGGATCGGCTTCGCGTACGGGACGCTGCCGGGCCATCCCGAGCGGGGGGAGGAGTCCTTCGTGGTGTCGCTGGACGAGCACGGCGAGGTGTGGTTCGAGGTGACCGCCTTCTCCCGGCTGAGCGCCTGGTACGCCCGGCTGGGCCGCCCGGTGGCCCTGCTGCTGCAGCACCTGGCGATCGAGCGGTACCTGGTCGCCGTGGCGGCCGCGGTACGGGCCCGTTGA
- a CDS encoding sensor histidine kinase: protein MAVGVGLGGAGTAAVEQGWNRFFRRGPYALLGTAVLLAVATGPVLMTRDEGVAAGVLVAAALGLELCWSRTAPGRPEHALAGRLHYAVRLLLAFVLTWLNPFFAVYAVLGYFDAARLLPRRAARLGELATAVTMAGSQSGGLPPATAENWIAFGALFALNSSLVLVFGRLAAREKDSANAQAAAIAALERANARLEQALAENAGLHAQLLIQAREAGVADERRRLAAEIHDTIAQGLAGIITQLQAGAESADPAAARAHAERAAALARESLGEARRSVHDLSPGPLELGTLPQALAGITDAWAGTTGVPATFTLTGRHEPLHREVEATLLRIAQEALANAGRHARAGRVGVTLSYMDDEVTLDVRDDGCGFDPLARPVRPERGPTGAARVGGFGLGGMRARAEWIAGTVDIESEPGGGTAICARVPLVRHG, encoded by the coding sequence ATGGCGGTCGGGGTCGGGCTCGGGGGCGCCGGTACGGCGGCGGTGGAGCAGGGGTGGAACCGGTTCTTCCGGCGAGGGCCGTACGCCCTGCTGGGCACGGCGGTCCTGCTGGCCGTCGCCACCGGTCCGGTGCTGATGACCCGTGACGAAGGTGTCGCCGCCGGGGTGCTGGTCGCGGCAGCGCTGGGCCTGGAGCTGTGCTGGAGCCGCACGGCGCCGGGCCGGCCCGAGCACGCCCTCGCCGGCCGGCTCCACTACGCCGTCCGCCTGCTGCTCGCCTTCGTCCTCACCTGGCTGAACCCGTTCTTCGCCGTCTACGCCGTGCTCGGCTACTTCGACGCGGCCCGGCTGCTGCCCCGCCGGGCCGCCCGGCTCGGCGAGCTCGCCACCGCCGTGACCATGGCCGGCTCGCAGTCCGGCGGCCTGCCGCCCGCCACGGCGGAGAACTGGATCGCCTTCGGCGCGCTGTTCGCGCTCAACTCCTCGCTGGTCCTGGTCTTCGGCCGGCTGGCCGCCCGGGAGAAGGACAGTGCCAACGCCCAGGCGGCGGCCATCGCGGCACTGGAGCGGGCCAACGCCCGGCTGGAGCAGGCGCTCGCCGAGAACGCCGGCCTGCACGCCCAACTCCTCATCCAGGCCAGGGAGGCAGGTGTCGCCGACGAGCGCCGGCGGCTGGCCGCCGAGATCCACGACACCATCGCGCAGGGCCTGGCCGGCATCATCACCCAGCTCCAGGCGGGCGCCGAGAGCGCTGACCCGGCGGCCGCCCGCGCCCATGCCGAGCGGGCCGCCGCGCTCGCCCGGGAGAGCCTCGGCGAAGCCCGCCGCTCGGTGCACGACCTCTCGCCGGGGCCGCTGGAACTGGGCACCCTGCCGCAGGCCCTGGCCGGGATCACCGACGCCTGGGCCGGTACCACCGGGGTGCCCGCCACCTTCACCCTCACCGGCCGGCACGAACCGCTGCACCGGGAGGTCGAGGCCACCCTGCTGCGGATCGCCCAGGAGGCGCTGGCCAACGCCGGCCGGCACGCCCGGGCCGGCCGGGTCGGCGTCACCCTCTCCTACATGGACGACGAGGTGACGCTCGACGTACGGGACGACGGCTGCGGGTTCGACCCGCTCGCCCGGCCGGTGCGGCCGGAGCGGGGGCCGACCGGCGCGGCCCGGGTCGGCGGCTTCGGACTGGGCGGTATGCGGGCCCGGGCCGAATGGATCGCCGGCACCGTCGACATCGAGTCGGAGCCCGGCGGCGGGACGGCGATCTGCGCCCGCGTACCCTTGGTCCGCCATGGCTGA